One genomic window of Pseudomonas chlororaphis subsp. piscium includes the following:
- the fusA gene encoding elongation factor G, which translates to MARTTAINRYRNIGICAHVDAGKTTTTERILFYTGLSHKMGEVHDGAATTDWMVQEQERGITITSAAVTTFWKGSRGQYDNYRVNVIDTPGHVDFTIEVERSLRVLDGAVVVFCGTSGVEPQSETVWRQANKYGVPRVVYVNKMDRAGANFLRVVAQIKNRLGHTPVPVQLAIGAEDNFEGQIDLIKMKAIYWNDDDKGTTYREEEIPADMLDLANEWRSNMVEAAAEANEELMNKYLEEGELTVEEIKAGLRARTLASEIVPAVCGSSFKNKGVPLVLDAVIDFLPAPTEIPAIQGIHPDNMDDENAPKIERHADDSEPFSALAFKIATDPFVGTLTFVRVYSGMLQSGDSVINSVKGKKERVGRMVQMHANQREEIKEVLAGDIAALIGMKDVTTGDTLCDAASPVILERMDFPEPVISVAVEPKTKQDQEKMGIALGKLAQEDPSFRVKTDEETGQTIISGMGELHLDILVDRMKREFNVEANIGKPQVSYREKITVGCEVEGKFVRQSGGRGQFGHCWIRFAPADVDEKGNITEGLVFANEVVGGVVPKEYIPAIQKGIEEQMKNGVVAGYPLIGLKATVFDGSYHDVDSNEMAFKVAASMATKQLREKGKGVVLEPIMKVEVVTPEDYMGDVMGDLNRRRGLIQGMEDSVSGKVIRAEVPLGEMFGYATDVRSMSQGRASYSMEFSKYAEAPSNIVEALVKKQG; encoded by the coding sequence ATGGCTCGTACTACAGCAATCAACCGCTACCGTAACATCGGTATCTGTGCCCACGTTGACGCGGGCAAGACTACCACTACCGAGCGGATCCTGTTCTACACAGGTCTCAGCCACAAGATGGGTGAGGTGCATGACGGCGCTGCTACCACCGACTGGATGGTGCAGGAGCAGGAGCGTGGTATCACCATTACCTCCGCTGCTGTAACTACCTTCTGGAAAGGTTCGCGCGGCCAATACGATAACTATCGTGTAAACGTTATCGATACCCCTGGCCACGTAGACTTCACCATTGAAGTAGAGCGTTCGCTGCGTGTACTCGACGGCGCGGTCGTTGTGTTCTGCGGTACTTCCGGTGTTGAGCCTCAGTCTGAAACCGTATGGCGTCAAGCCAACAAGTACGGCGTTCCACGTGTTGTTTACGTGAACAAGATGGACCGTGCCGGTGCCAACTTCCTGCGCGTTGTTGCTCAGATCAAAAACCGTCTGGGTCACACCCCGGTTCCAGTTCAGCTGGCTATCGGCGCAGAAGATAACTTCGAGGGTCAGATCGATCTGATCAAGATGAAGGCTATCTACTGGAACGACGACGACAAGGGTACTACCTATCGCGAGGAAGAAATTCCTGCCGATATGCTGGACCTGGCTAACGAGTGGCGCTCCAACATGGTTGAAGCTGCTGCTGAAGCCAACGAAGAGCTGATGAACAAGTACCTTGAAGAAGGTGAGCTGACCGTCGAAGAGATCAAGGCAGGCCTGCGTGCGCGCACCCTGGCCAGCGAGATCGTTCCGGCTGTCTGCGGTTCCTCGTTCAAGAACAAGGGCGTTCCGCTGGTTCTTGATGCTGTCATCGACTTCCTGCCGGCTCCGACCGAGATCCCTGCAATCCAGGGTATCCATCCGGACAACATGGATGATGAAAACGCTCCGAAAATCGAGCGTCACGCCGACGATAGCGAGCCGTTCTCGGCTCTGGCGTTCAAGATTGCTACCGACCCGTTCGTGGGTACCCTGACCTTCGTGCGCGTTTACTCGGGCATGCTGCAGTCTGGCGACTCCGTGATCAACTCGGTCAAGGGCAAGAAAGAGCGCGTTGGTCGTATGGTGCAGATGCACGCCAACCAGCGTGAAGAAATCAAGGAAGTTCTCGCGGGCGACATCGCCGCGCTGATCGGCATGAAGGACGTCACCACTGGTGACACCCTGTGTGATGCTGCCAGCCCGGTTATCCTCGAGCGTATGGATTTCCCTGAGCCGGTAATTTCGGTAGCTGTTGAGCCGAAAACCAAGCAAGACCAGGAGAAGATGGGTATTGCACTGGGCAAGTTGGCTCAGGAAGACCCGTCGTTCCGCGTCAAGACTGACGAAGAAACTGGTCAGACCATCATCTCGGGTATGGGTGAGCTTCACCTGGACATCCTCGTTGACCGCATGAAGCGCGAGTTCAACGTCGAAGCGAACATCGGTAAGCCGCAGGTTTCCTACCGCGAGAAGATCACCGTCGGCTGTGAAGTTGAAGGTAAGTTCGTTCGTCAATCCGGCGGTCGTGGCCAGTTCGGCCATTGCTGGATCCGTTTTGCTCCGGCAGACGTCGACGAAAAAGGCAATATCACTGAAGGTCTGGTGTTTGCCAACGAGGTCGTTGGTGGTGTGGTTCCGAAGGAATACATCCCGGCAATCCAGAAAGGTATCGAAGAGCAGATGAAGAACGGCGTTGTCGCCGGCTATCCGCTGATCGGCCTGAAGGCTACCGTGTTTGATGGTTCTTACCACGACGTCGACTCTAACGAGATGGCGTTTAAGGTAGCGGCCTCCATGGCGACCAAGCAGCTGCGTGAGAAGGGCAAGGGCGTAGTTCTTGAGCCGATCATGAAGGTTGAAGTAGTAACCCCTGAGGACTACATGGGTGACGTGATGGGTGACCTGAACCGTCGTCGTGGTCTGATCCAGGGTATGGAAGACTCGGTCTCTGGCAAGGTTATCCGTGCTGAAGTGCCGCTGGGTGAAATGTTCGGTTATGCGACCGACGTTCGTTCCATGTCCCAGGGTCGCGCGAGCTACTCCATGGAGTTCTCCAAGTACGCCGAAGCTCCGTCGAATATCGTCGAAGCACTCGTTAAAAAACAAGGCTAA
- the rpsG gene encoding 30S ribosomal protein S7, with translation MPRRRVAAKREILDDPKYGSQILAKFMNHVMESGKKAVAERIVYGALEKVKERKNSDPLEIFEKALDAIAPLVEVKSRRVGGATYQVPVEVRPSRRNALAMRWLVDFARKRGEKSMALRLAGELLDAAEGKGAAVKKREDVHRMAEANKAFSHYRF, from the coding sequence ATGCCAAGACGTCGCGTAGCAGCCAAACGTGAGATTCTGGACGATCCGAAATACGGAAGCCAGATCCTCGCCAAGTTCATGAATCACGTAATGGAAAGCGGCAAGAAAGCCGTTGCCGAGCGTATCGTTTATGGCGCGCTGGAAAAAGTTAAAGAACGCAAGAACAGCGATCCCCTGGAAATCTTCGAGAAAGCTCTCGACGCCATCGCTCCGCTGGTCGAAGTGAAGTCGCGCCGTGTTGGCGGTGCTACTTACCAGGTTCCGGTCGAAGTTCGTCCGTCCCGTCGTAACGCTCTGGCAATGCGCTGGTTGGTAGACTTCGCCCGTAAGCGCGGCGAGAAGTCTATGGCTCTGCGCTTGGCTGGCGAACTGCTGGACGCTGCCGAAGGCAAAGGTGCTGCAGTTAAGAAGCGTGAAGACGTACACCGTATGGCTGAAGCCAACAAGGCTTTCTCGCACTACCGCTTCTAA
- the rpsL gene encoding 30S ribosomal protein S12 — MATINQLVRQPRKRIVEKSDVPALQNCPQRRGVCTRVYTTTPKKPNSALRKVCRVRLTNGFEVSSYIGGEGHNLQEHSVVLIRGGRVKDLPGVRYHTVRGSLDTSGVKGRNQGRSKYGTKRPK, encoded by the coding sequence ATGGCAACTATCAACCAGCTGGTACGTCAGCCGCGTAAGCGTATCGTCGAGAAATCCGACGTGCCTGCGCTGCAGAACTGCCCGCAACGTCGTGGCGTGTGCACTCGCGTGTATACCACTACGCCGAAAAAACCTAACTCGGCACTGCGTAAAGTATGCCGTGTGCGTCTGACCAACGGTTTCGAGGTTTCCTCGTACATCGGTGGTGAGGGCCACAACCTGCAAGAGCACAGCGTGGTACTGATCCGCGGCGGTCGTGTAAAAGACTTGCCAGGTGTTCGTTACCACACCGTTCGCGGCTCCCTGGATACCTCCGGCGTTAAAGGTCGTAACCAAGGTCGTTCGAAGTACGGTACCAAGCGTCCGAAGTAA